Sequence from the Ancalomicrobiaceae bacterium S20 genome:
GCCCGGCAAGGGCAAGATGACGGTGACCGGCAACCTCAAGGACGTGATGAAGGAATCGATCTCGGCGGCGGCGTCCTACGTCCGCTCGCGGGCGATCGACTACGGCATCGAGCCGCCGCTGTTCGACAAGCGCGACATCCACGTCCACGTGCCGGAGGGCGCGACGCCGAAGGACGGGCCGTCCGCCGGCATCGCGATGGCGACGACCGTCGTGTCGGTGATGACCGGCATTCCGGTGTCGAAGGACATCGCCATGACCGGCGAGGTCACGCTGCGCGGCCGGGTGCTGCCGATCGGCGGCCTCAAGGAGAAGCTGCTCGCCGCATTGCGTGGTGGCATCAAGAAGGTGCTGATCCCGGAGGAGAACGCCAAGGATCTGGCGGACATCCCCGAGAACGTGAAGTCGGAGCTCGAAATCGTGCCGGTCTCGCGCATGGAGGAGGTGCTGAAGCACGCCCTCGTGCGCATGCCGGAGCCGATCACCTGGGAAGAACCGGCGACTTCTGCTACCGCCGTGGTCGCGGAGGACGACGCGGCCGGCATCACGGCGCACTGACGCCGCCGACGGGCCGGGCCGGCACGATTCGCCGGTGCGGCCCGGATCCTGACCGAATGCCAACACCGAGCCCCGCAGGCCGCCGCCTGCGGGGCTTTTTCACGATCGTCGATACGGTTGGTTCGGGATTTCGGACACGTTCACGCAGAAACGGTCGGAAAACAGCCGATTCTATCGAGAATTCGCTTGCGGTCCGGCCGTTTTCGGGGCTTCTGGCAGCCGGACGTGGCGGGTGGCGCTCGGGTGGTTTCGGGCGCGGCGTCACGGGCGAAGTCCGGGGCTGCACGGTCTGCTCGACCGTCCGGACCGGCCGTCGGGACCCAGCCGTTGCGGCGCGGATCCCGGCGCGGGCGCAAGTCCGATCGGCGCGATCCGCGCCGGTCGAACGACTTGCGGTGACAAGGACAAGGGAGCGATGGCGGATCGGAGCCGATCCGGATCGCTCCACGAGTTGCAACGAAGGAAGGAACTCCGCGATGAACAAGAACGACCTGATTGCCGAGGTCGCCTCCAAGACCGGCCTGACCAAGGCCGCGGCTGGCGAAGCCGTCGATGCGACCTTCGAGGCGATCACCAGCGCGCTCAAGGGCGGCGACGAGGTGAAGATCGCCGGCTTCGGCAATTTCGTGGTCGCCACCCGCGCCGCTTCCGAGGGCCGCAATCCGCGCACCGGCGAGACCATCAAGATCCCGGCCCAGAAGGCCGCCAAGTTCCGGGCCGGCAAGGGCCTCAAGGACGCCGTCAACGCCTGAGGCGGACGGGGATCCTGTCGTCCGCGGGGAAGCGCGCTCCGGTCTTGCGACATGGACGCTGCGACGATGCCCCGGGCGAATGAACTGCACGAGGGCCGATCGGCCCTCGTGCCGCTTTCCGGGACCGGCTGCCGCATTTCGAGCCGGCGTGCCGCTTTCCCGGTTCGCGTGCAGCGATCCCGGCCAGACCAAAACCGGCCAGACTGAAGCCGGCAGGCTGACGGTGGCGGGCTGACGGCGGCGAGACCATTGCGCCGGGTTCTCGGGACTGCCATAAGGGCCCCGATGGTCCGGCGCTTTTCGTTTGCCGTCTCCGTGCGCCGTTTGCCGGACCTTGGACGGGCGGTTAGCTCAGTTGGTAGAGCGCCTCGTTTACACCGAGGATGTCGGGGGTTCGAGTCCCTCACCGCCCACCAGATCCAACGTTTTCAACGACCTGTGTGGCTAAATACCAGTGTGTCCTGCTCGTGGTTGGTCGCCGGTCGCATCAACGGGCCCGCGCGGCGGCCTCGGTTCGCGTCGACCGGGCGGCTTCGCGGTTCAGCCGTGGCGCAGCTTTCCGACATTCGGCAGGAACCAGGTCAGGAGCCCGAGCGCCGGCAGGAAGGCGCAGAGGTTGTAGACGAAGCCGATCGAGGTCCGGTCGGCGATCTCGCCGAGGATCGCCGCGCCGAGGCCGCCCATGCCGAAGGCGAAGCCGAAGAACAGGCCGGCGATCATGCCGACCTTGCCGGGCACCAGATCCTGCGCGTAGACGACGATCGCCGAGAAGGCCGAGGCCAGGATCAGGCCGATCGGGATGGTCAGCGCGACGGTCCAGAACAGGTTGGCGTGGGGCAGGGCGAGCGTGAAGGGCAGCACGCCGAGGATCGACAGCCAGATCACGAACTTGCGGCCGAACCGGTCGCCGATCGGGCCGCCGAGGAAGGTGCCGACCGCCATCGCGGCCAGATAGACGAACAGATAGAGCTGCGCGTCCTTCACCGACACCTTGAACGTGTCGATCAGGTAGAAGGTGTAATAGCTCGCCATCGAGGCCGTATAGAAGAACTTCGAGAAGATCAGCACGGCGAGAATGGCGATCGAGCGGACGACCACCGGGCGGGGCAGGGCGGCGACCTTGGCGGCGACCTTGGCCGCGCCGGCGCTGGCGCGGCGCTTGGCGCGATACCAGAAGCCGACGCGCGACAGGATCATGATGCCGGCGAGAGCGACCACCGAGAACCAGGCGACGCTCTTCTGGCCGTTGGCGAGCACGATGTAGGCCGCCAGGATCGGCCCGAGCGCGGTGCCGGCGTTGCCGCCGACCTGGAACAGCGATTGCGCGAGCCCGTGCCGGCCGCCGGAGGCCATGCGGGCGACTCGCGAGGATTCCGGATGGAACACCGCCGAGCCGGTGCCGACCAGCGACACGGCGAGCAGGATCATCGGATAGGTCGAGGCGATCGACAGCAGGAGCAGGCCGCAGAGCGACATGGTCATGCCGATCGCCAGCGAGAACGGCTGCGGGTGCTTGTCGGTCCAGAAGCCGACGACCGGCTGCAGGATCGAGGCGGTCAGGTAGAAGGCCAGCGTGATCATGCCGATCTGGCCGAAGTCGAGCGCATAGTCCTGCTTCAGGATCGGGTAGATCGACGGGATCAGCGACTGGATCAGGTCGTTGAGGCCATGCGACAGGCTGATGAACAGCAGGATGTCGAACTCGGTCCGGCGCACGGCGGGGGCGGCGATGGGGGTCGCGGCGGGCGTGGCGGACGAGGAACTGGGCGCGGCGGCGTCGGTCACGGCGTATTCTCCCGGCGATTGGATGCCGTCGTGCTTCATCTGTCCGGACGCGGGCCGGAAACGGCGGTGTTTCCTCGCACGATCACGACGGCGCGGGAAAGGCGGTTTCGCGCAGGGCAGTTCTTCCGGCGCCAAGGCTCGCGCAGATGTGTAGCCGCGGCGCGCCAGATCTCGTCGAGTACGGCCGGGCGGTTCGGCGACCCGGCCGTGAACGGCGGCGATCAATACTCGCGGAAGCTCTTGTGGATCGAGTCGTAGAACGGCTTCACCAGGTACTGCAGCACGGTCCGGCTCTCGGTCGCCACGATGACGTCGGCGGGCATGCCGGGGGTCAGCTTGCCGCGCAACTCCTCCGGTAGCTTGGCCGGGTCGACCCGCACGCGCGCCTGATAGAAGCTGCCCTGCGGATTGCGCTCGTCGACCATCGAGTCGGCCGAGATCGCCTCGACCCGGCCGAAGATCACCGGCGTCTGCCGTGACTTGAAGGTCGGGAAGCGCACCTCGGCCTCGAGGCCGGTATGAAGGTGGCTGACGTCGAAGGGCGACACCCGCACGGTGACGACCAGATCGTCGTCGATCGGCACGAGGTCCATCACCGCCTCGCCGGGCTTCAGCACGCCGCCGACGGTATGGACGCGAATGTTCTGCACGACGCCGGCGATCGGCGCCTTGAGCTCGATGCGCGAGAGCACGTCGCGGGCGACGCGCAGCTTCTCGGCCATGTCGCCGATCTGGATGCGCACGTCGCGCAGACCCTGGGCGGCCTCTTCCTGAAGCTTCTGGTCGGCGAGATCGATCTGCAGATTGGTCTCGCCGATGGTCTTGCGGGCGCGGGCGATCGCCGACTGGACCTCGCCGAGCTTGCCCTCGTAGACGTCGCGATCGCGGCTCAGCTGGTTGAGCCGGTTCATCGGGAACAGGCCCTTCTCGGCGATCGATCGGATCTTGGCGATCTCCTCGGTCAGGCTCATCAGCTGTCGGTTGACGGCGGCTTCCTGCGACTGGAAGCCGGAGATCTCGCTGTCGGTCTGCTGGATGCGCGCTTCGAGGATCGCGAGCTGGTTCATGAACGAGGCGCGGCGTTCGCGGAACTGGTTGCGCTGATCGTTGAGCACCGCCGCCGTCTCGGGGTTTTCGCGCGCGCGGGCGAGCAGATCCTCGGGGAAGGCGATCGCCTCGGCGCGATCCATCTCGGCGCGGTGGCGGGCCTCGAGCGCCAGCAGGCTGTCGAACTGCTTGCCGAGGATGTCGGCGTTGGCGCGGGCCTGCACCGGCAGCATGCGCACCAGCGGCTGGCCGGGCACGACGCGGTCGGCCTCGCGGACCAGGATCTCCTCGACGATGCCGCCCTCGAGATGCTGGATCGTCTTTCGGTTCGATTCCGGCGCGACCACGCCGCTCGCGATCACCGCGCTCGACAGATCGGCGAAATAGCTCCAGGTGAAGAAGAACAGGAACACGGCGCCGATCACCGCATAGCCGAAGCTCGCCGCGCCCTCGACGTTGGTCGGCCGCTTCGGCACGAGGTCGGAGGCGGCGGCGCGGACGGTCGAGATCGCGCTGCCGATCTTCTGCGCGGGCGCCCCGCCTGTCGGGGCGGCCGACGTTACAGAACCGGATGCGAGCGCGGGGGCGGGCATCTGAGCCATGACTCAGCCTCTCTCGGCGCGGCGGAAGCCGGCGACTTCCGACGCGGGCATCTTGACCACCGGCACGCGGCCGATGGCGGTTCCCTGGGGGGTGACGGCGGCGGGGGCGGCATTGACGACCATCACCGGCGCCGGCTGCATGCCGCCGTTCGGAATGGCGCCGGCGGGGCCGGCGCCTTGCGGCATCATGCCGGGCTGCATCGGCTGGGCCATGCCGACCGGCTGGAAGCCGGGCTGCGGCGGGCCGCCCTGGACGGCACGCGGCGCACCCATGACCTGGGTCAGAACCTTGTCGCGCGGGCCGAACATGCGCACGAAGCCCTGTTCGAGCACCAGGATCTTGTCGACCAGGCCGAGCAGGTTGACCTTGTGGCTCACCACGATGACGGTCTTGCCGCGCGTCGCGAGCCGCTTCAGCGCCTCGGCGAGCGCCTCCTCGCCGGCACCGTCGAGGTTCGAATTCGGCTCGTCGAGCACGATCATCGCCGGGTCGCCATAGACCGCGCGGGCGAGGCCGACGCGTTGGCGCTGACCGCCGGAGAGCACCGCGCCGCCTTCGCCGATCTGGGTGTTGTAGCCCTCGGGGAGCTGCTGGATCATGCCGTGCACGCCGGCGAGCTGGGCGGCCTCGATCACCGCCTTCTCGTCGACCTCGCCGAAGCGGGCGATGTTCTCGGCGATCGTGCCGGCGAAGAGCTCGACGTCCTGTGGCAGGTAGCCGATGTGGCTGCCGAGCTGGACAGGATCCCAGTGCCTGAGTTCCGAGCCGTCGAGCCGCACCGCGCCGCCGGCGGTCGGCCAGACGCCGACCAGGATGCGCGCGAGCGTCGACTTGCCGGCCGCGCTCGGGCCGACGATCGCCAAGGTCTCGCCCTCGCCGAGGCTGAAGGAGACGTTCTTCAGGATCATCGCGCGCGAGCCGGGCGCGCCGGCGACCAGGCTCTCGACCGCGATGGCGCCGCGCGGCTCCGGCAGCGTCATGCGCTCGGGCTCGGCGGGCAGGCGATCGAACAGGTTGTTCAGCCGGGCGAGCGATTCGCGCGCGGTCTTGAAGCCCTTCCATTGCGAGACCGCGCCCTCGACCGG
This genomic interval carries:
- a CDS encoding HU family DNA-binding protein, whose product is MNKNDLIAEVASKTGLTKAAAGEAVDATFEAITSALKGGDEVKIAGFGNFVVATRAASEGRNPRTGETIKIPAQKAAKFRAGKGLKDAVNA
- a CDS encoding MFS transporter; the protein is MAAPAVRRTEFDILLFISLSHGLNDLIQSLIPSIYPILKQDYALDFGQIGMITLAFYLTASILQPVVGFWTDKHPQPFSLAIGMTMSLCGLLLLSIASTYPMILLAVSLVGTGSAVFHPESSRVARMASGGRHGLAQSLFQVGGNAGTALGPILAAYIVLANGQKSVAWFSVVALAGIMILSRVGFWYRAKRRASAGAAKVAAKVAALPRPVVVRSIAILAVLIFSKFFYTASMASYYTFYLIDTFKVSVKDAQLYLFVYLAAMAVGTFLGGPIGDRFGRKFVIWLSILGVLPFTLALPHANLFWTVALTIPIGLILASAFSAIVVYAQDLVPGKVGMIAGLFFGFAFGMGGLGAAILGEIADRTSIGFVYNLCAFLPALGLLTWFLPNVGKLRHG
- a CDS encoding HlyD family type I secretion periplasmic adaptor subunit; amino-acid sequence: MAQMPAPALASGSVTSAAPTGGAPAQKIGSAISTVRAAASDLVPKRPTNVEGAASFGYAVIGAVFLFFFTWSYFADLSSAVIASGVVAPESNRKTIQHLEGGIVEEILVREADRVVPGQPLVRMLPVQARANADILGKQFDSLLALEARHRAEMDRAEAIAFPEDLLARARENPETAAVLNDQRNQFRERRASFMNQLAILEARIQQTDSEISGFQSQEAAVNRQLMSLTEEIAKIRSIAEKGLFPMNRLNQLSRDRDVYEGKLGEVQSAIARARKTIGETNLQIDLADQKLQEEAAQGLRDVRIQIGDMAEKLRVARDVLSRIELKAPIAGVVQNIRVHTVGGVLKPGEAVMDLVPIDDDLVVTVRVSPFDVSHLHTGLEAEVRFPTFKSRQTPVIFGRVEAISADSMVDERNPQGSFYQARVRVDPAKLPEELRGKLTPGMPADVIVATESRTVLQYLVKPFYDSIHKSFREY
- a CDS encoding type I secretion system permease/ATPase; translation: MSTVTNPRATPVRIAIRAFARALVPTLVFSFFINLSALAGSIYSMQVYDRVLSSRNEMTLLFLTLVLAGVYVAYAALEFARSRVLVRAGNRFDEILAADTFDAALRATLLQRNTTPAMALRDMNTVREFWTGAGFITLCDAPWFPIFLFLCFLLHPLMGLVALIGAAILIALTFATEFAVREPLTESGKAGNENSNFVNATFRNAEVILALGMQRDLRRRWLERHEEMIGWQSRASDRAGIIIATGKFVRLFLQSAIMAVGAWLAIEREISPGAMMAASIMVGRALAPVEGAVSQWKGFKTARESLARLNNLFDRLPAEPERMTLPEPRGAIAVESLVAGAPGSRAMILKNVSFSLGEGETLAIVGPSAAGKSTLARILVGVWPTAGGAVRLDGSELRHWDPVQLGSHIGYLPQDVELFAGTIAENIARFGEVDEKAVIEAAQLAGVHGMIQQLPEGYNTQIGEGGAVLSGGQRQRVGLARAVYGDPAMIVLDEPNSNLDGAGEEALAEALKRLATRGKTVIVVSHKVNLLGLVDKILVLEQGFVRMFGPRDKVLTQVMGAPRAVQGGPPQPGFQPVGMAQPMQPGMMPQGAGPAGAIPNGGMQPAPVMVVNAAPAAVTPQGTAIGRVPVVKMPASEVAGFRRAERG